Proteins from a single region of Hordeum vulgare subsp. vulgare chromosome 6H, MorexV3_pseudomolecules_assembly, whole genome shotgun sequence:
- the LOC123406204 gene encoding ATP-dependent DNA helicase Q-like 3: MKKALPLKGGSAGSRHGTKSPKELESVLKQYFGYSEFRGRQLEAIEAVLSGRDCFCLMPTGGGKSMCYQIPALVKTGVVLVISPLIALMENQVSSLKSKGIPAEFLSSTQTTANKNKIHEDLDSGRPSLKLLYVTPELVATSGFKAKLTKLHNRGLLGLVAIDEAHCISTWGHDFRPSYRKISSLRKQFPDIPILALTATAVPKVQKDVISSLSLQNPVILKASFNRPNIFYEVRYKDLLDDVYSDISNLLKSSGNVCSIIYCLERAACDDLTMHLSQQGISSAAYHAGLNSKVRTTVLDDWLSSRTQVVVATVAFGMGIDRQDVRIVCHFNLPKSMESFYQESGRAGRDQQPSRSVLYYGLEDRRRMEFILRNSSSRKQQPPSSSTELSEKTLADFSQIVDYCESSTCRRKKIIESFGEKVQPTLCQRTCDACKHPNQVASRLEDLRRVPNSRFNKISPVFKTSSVDPKHFDTEFWNREDDVSRSDEDISDSDDEEEALSNVAISKLPSKGGFEARLEALERAENAYNQAKGQTKPQGGNLVDKKSISQALRDASRKRLSGALGQAKLRLEDLRFAEEASAAHLETECFKKYQKVGKTFYNSQIAATVRWLSSSSSEQIHDRLEALTNQSTDHGAAAGSSPCIIPDALGEAEKPAVATVSHKFAETEPSDEFAKTVVSTEHMEPSKMSPPEKSIGEEGRRDRTIGTMDLPKIPSFREFMSQKGRDRATSSSRAESQPRGVPRKAGPVISKEGGTGTSKKMKL, from the exons ATGAAGAAGGCGCTTCCCCTGAAAGGCGGGTCGGCAGGCTCTAGGCATGGAACGAAATCTCCCAAGGAGCTGGAGAGCGTCTTGAAGCAGTATTTTGGGTACTCGGAGTTCCGAGGAAGGCAGCTGGAGGCCATAGAGGCTGTTCTTTCAG GAAGGGATTGCTTCTGTTTGATGCCAACTGGAGGTGGCAAGTCAATGTGCTACCAAATCCCTGCTCTAGTGAAGACAGGCGTTGTTCTTGTTATCTCACCCTTGATAG CGCTAATG GAGAATCAGGTTAGCAGCTTGAAAAGTAAAGGAATTCCAGCTGAATTTCTCTCTTCGACACAGACAACAGCTAACAAAAACAAG ATACATGAAGATCTCGATTCTGGCCGTCCTTCTTTGAAATTGTTGTATGTCACTCCTGAGTTAGTTGCAACATCTGGCTTCAAGGCAAAGTTAACAAAGCTCCACAACAGGGGTCTTCTTGGTCTTGTTGCTATTGATGAG GCTCATTGTATATCAACTTGGGGCCATGATTTCAG ACCTAGCTACCGCAagatttcatcattgaggaagcAGTTCCCCGATATCCCAATATTGGCTTTGACTGCAACTGCTGTCCCAAA AGTCCAGAAAGATGTGAtatcatcattgtccttgcaaaaCCCAGTCATTCTTAAAGCTTCCTTTAATCGACCTAATATCTTCTATGAAG TTCGTTACAAGGATCTTCTTGATGACGTTTATTCTGATATATCGAATTTACTGAAGTCCAGCGGGAATGTTTGCTCAATCATATATTGCCTTGAACGTGCTGCCTGTGATGATCTGACTATGCATTTGTCGCAGCAGGGCATCTCTTCTGCTG CTTATCATGCTGGCCTGAATAGTAAAGTACGAACTACCGTTCTTGATGACTGGCTTTCATCAAGGACTCAAGTTGTTGTTGCAACTGTAGCATTTGG AATG GGTATTGATAGACAAGATGTCCGCATTGTGTGCCATTTCAACTTGCCTAAGTCAATGGAATCTTTCTACCAGGAGTCCGGACGCGCTGGTCGTGACCAACAGCCTTCCAGGAGTGTTTTGTATTATGGGTTGGAGGACCGAAGGAGAATG GAATTTATTTTGAGAAACAGCAGCAGTAGAAAACAACAGCCACCTTCTTCTTCAACTGAGCTTTCAGAGAAGACCCTAGCCGACTTTAGTCAG ATAGTTGATTATTGTGAGAGTTCTACCTGCCGACGAAAAAAGATTATTGAGAGTTTTGGAGAAAAG GTacaaccaactttatgccaacgcACATGCGATGCTTGCAAGCACCCAAATCAAGTGGCCTCACGTTTGGAGGACCTTCGGCGTGTGCCCAACTCTCGCTTTAACAAGATATCTCCAGTCTTCAAAAC CTCATCAGTTGACCCAAAACACTTTGACACGGAATTTTGGAACCGTGAAGATGACGTAAGCAGATCAGACGAAGATATATCAGATTCTGATG ATGAGGAAGAGGCCCTGAGCAATGTCGCCATTTCAAAGCTTCCATCAAAAGGAGGGTTCGAAGCAAGACTTGAGGCCTTGGAACGTGCTGAAAATGCTTACAATCAAGCCAAAGGTCAAACTAAACCGCAG GGTGGCAACCTTGTTGACAAGAAGAGCATATCTCAGGCTCTAAGAGATGCAAGCAGGAAAAGATTGTCGGGTGCGCTTGGACAAGCAAAGCTCCGTCTTGAGGATCTGCG GTTTGCCGAAGAGGCTTCTGCCGCGCAccttgaaacagagtgcttcaagAAGTATCAGAAAGTGGGGAAGACGTTCTATAACTCTCAGATAGCAGCCACGGTTCGGTGGCTGTCGTCTTCAAGTTCTGAACAAATCCATGACCGCCTTGAAGCCCTTACCAATCAGAGTACAGACCATGGTGCAGCAGCCGGCAGCTCCCCTTGCATCATTCCTGATGCCCTGGGTGAAGCAGAAAAGCCAGCAGTTGCCACTGTAAGCCACAAGTTCGCAGAAACAGAGCCTTCTGATGAGTTCGcgaagaccgtggtttcaactgaACACATGGAGCCTTCCAAGATGTCACCACCCGAGAAATCCATAGGCGAAGAAGGGAGAAGAGATCGCACGATCGGTACCATGGACCTTCCCAAGATACCATCGTTCAGAGAATTCATGAGCCAGAAGGGAAGGGATCGCGCAACCAGCTCTTCCAGGGCAGAGAGCCAGCCTCGCGGCGTTCCTAGAAAGGCTGGTCCtgtgatcagcaaagaaggagggaCAGGAACAtcaaagaaaatgaaactatga
- the LOC123406205 gene encoding uncharacterized protein LOC123406205 — protein sequence MATATMATAAGAAALLYYTLNRRLHTEKLDREEDSDSENGRDVASSGALESHSMSRVSRRDVRAPATWLETISTLSETLRFTYSETLGKWPIGDLAFGISFLLKRQGNLSVASIYAGDDSVELKGASVVTDLKYLLNLLTLCWHFSKKPFPLFLEATGYSTEDVIMQEPKAGILKPAFTILLDRDRQCILLLIRGTHSIRDTLTAATGAVVPFHHTIVKEGGVSDLVLGYAHFGMVAAARWIAKLATPCLTEALRLYPDYKIKVVGHSLGGGTAALLTYVLREQQEFATATCVSFAPAACMTWELAESGVHFITTVINGADLVPTFSAAAVDDLRSEVTASAWLNDLRHQIEQTRILSTFYRSASALGSRLPSMANAKARVAGAGAILRPVSNGTQVVMRRARSVAQAAWTRPGLQLSSWACIGPRRRNTTSIVTSEEITTSTTNGGSESTSLLTETTMETTEIVTSETTQYAASEVQSTISASDAVSTLDEKVDSDGEDIIDHQVDEDRITEVELWQQLENELYRKSEGENDIVEEMTESNIAEEVGGRAQDVLGEPNEKEVHRFYPPGKIMHIITSTREATIDDEETSVHEDEEPDLHQVDATGESETSIGIFLTPRSLYGKLRLSKMMINDHYMPMYRRNIEQLVAELEKDLAL from the exons ATGGCCACGGCCACGATGGCGACGGCGGCTGGTGCCGCCGCGCTGCTGTACTACACGCTCAACCGCCGGCTGCACACGGAGAAGCTGGACAGGGAAGAGGACTCGGACAGCGAGAACGGCAGGGATGTGGCGTCCAGCGGCGCGCTTGAGTCCCATAGCATGAGCCGGGTGTCGCGGAGGGATGTGCGTGCCCCCGCCACGTGGCTGGAGACCATCTCGACCCTGTCCGAGACGCTGCGCTTCACGTACTCTGAGACCCTTGGGAAGTGGCCCATCGGGGACCTTGCTTTCGGGATCAGCTTCCTTCTCAAGAGACAG GGAAACTTATCTGTAGCAAGCATATATGCTGGAGATGATAGTGTGGAGCTCAAAGGAGCTTCAGTAGTTACAGACTTGAAGTATCTTTTGAATTTGTTGACACTGTGTTGGCATTTTTCCAAAAAGCCATTCCCGTTATTTTTGGAAGCTACTGGCTACTCCACGGAGGATGTTATTATGCAAGAACCTAAAGCAGGA ATTTTGAAGCCAGCTTTCACCATTTTACTTGATAGAGACAGACAATGTATACTTCTACTAATTAGAGGCACTCACAGTATCAGGGATACCCTGACAGCTGCTACAGGGGCTGTGGTTCCATTCCACCATACAATAGTCAAAGAAGGTGGTGTTAGTGATCTAGTTCTAGGGTATGCACATTTTGGGATGGTTGCAGCGGCTAGATGGATCGCAAAGCTGGCAACTCCTTGTCTCACAGAAGCATTACGTCTGTATCCAGATTATAAAATAAAG GTTGTTGGACATTCACTTGGAGGTGGTACAGCAGCTCTCTTGACATACGTCCTGAGGGAACAGCAGGAGTTTGCCACTGCTACTTGCGTGTCATTTGCTCCAG CTGCTTGTATGACATGGGAGCTGGCTGAGTCAGGAGTACATTTTATCACTACAGTCATCAATGGAGCTGATTTGGTGCCAACATTTTCGGCGGCAGCAGTAGATGATCTCCGTTCAGAG GTGACGGCATCTGCCTGGTTGAATGATCTCCGTCACCAAATCGAGCAAACTAGAATCCTGAGCACTTTCTATCGATCTGCATCTGCCTTGGGATCACGACTGCCTTCTATGGCGAATGCTAAAGCTAGAGTAGCTGGTGCTGGTGCCATCCTAAGACCTGTATCTAATGGAACACAG GTTGTAATGAGGAGAGCTCGCAGTGTAGCACAAGCAGCATGGACAAGACCAGGGCTACAACTATCCTCATGGGCTTGTATTGGGCCAAGGCGGCGGAATACTACCTCAATTGTCACATCAGAAGAAATAACAACTTCCACTACCAATGGTGGCTCTGAATCCACTTCACTATTGACTGAGACCACGATGGAAACCACAGAGATAGTTACATCTGAAACCACACAGTATGCTGCATCAGAGGTCCAGAGCACCATCTCGGCATCCGATGCTGTTAGTACCTTGGACGAGAAGGTAGACAGTGACGGGGAAGACATCATCGATCATCAGGTGGACGAGGACAGGATCACCGAAGTAGAGCTGTGGCAACAACTCGAAAACGAGCTGTACCGGAAAAGTGAAGGGGAGAACGACATAGTGGAAGAGATGACTGAAAGTAACATCGCCGAGGAAGTTGGCGGCAGAGCTCAAGATGTCCTCGGTGAACCCAACGAGAAGGAGGTCCACAGATTCTACCCACCCGGgaaaatcatgcacataataacCTCCACAAGAGAAGCAACCATAGACGACGAAGAGACAAGCGTTCATGAGGATGAAGAGCCTGACCTTCACCAAGTTGATGCTACCGGGGAGTCGGAGACAAGCATAGGGATCTTTTTGACGCCAAGATCTCTGTACGGCAAGCTGAGGCTGTCGAAGATGATGATCAACGATCATTACATGCCGATGTACAGAAGAAACATCGAGCAGTTGGTTGCGGAGCTTGAGAAGGACCTGGCTCTGTAG